The Primulina tabacum isolate GXHZ01 chromosome 16, ASM2559414v2, whole genome shotgun sequence genome window below encodes:
- the LOC142530123 gene encoding uncharacterized protein At5g48480, with product MAQEAHNGSKKAVEVVLAAVKPWLVMEAPQANDAILFYKEAFGAEEVNRVNHPKRKAEQELPLVISAELKIGSSSIVVSDLTDDYFEPVKTAVTGSVFCLETEDVEAALSKAVTAGAVADGEVSEVEDACFGGRVGKVKDPYGNVWVICSPSKKTADVAA from the exons ATGGCGCAGGAGGCACATAACGGGTCGAAGAAGGCGGTTGAGGTTGTGTTAGCGGCGGTGAAGCCGTGGCTCGTGATGGAGGCGCCGCAGGCAAACGACGCTATTCTGTTCTATAAAGAGGCTTTTGGAGCTGAGGAGGTGAACCGCGTCAATCATCCGAAGAGGAAAGCGGAGCAGGAACTTCCTCTCGTTATCTCTGCCGAGCTCAAGATAGGTTCCAGCTCTATCGTTGTCTCTGATCTCACTGATGACTACTTTGAACC TGTGAAGACTGCTGTGACTGGTAGCGTGTTCTGTCTGGAGACAGAGGACGTTGAAGCTGCCTTGTCCAAAGCTGTGACCGCCGGTGCTGTTGCCGACGGAGAGGTCTCGGAGGTTGAGGACGCGTGTTTCGGTGGGCGCGTGGGCAAGGTCAAGGACCCCTACGGCAACGTCTGGGTAATCTGCTCCCCATCCAAGAAGACCGCTGACGTGGCAGCTTGA